From Actinomyces slackii, a single genomic window includes:
- a CDS encoding IS630 family transposase yields MRVDVTSDERDVLLGWKKRNDTLILVRLKAEAILYASRGVDVGVIAEMVDRCERTVKEWLADWRRTRLHSVVTGHAGNENAAKLTRTQKEQLKEVLSQPPSRSGIAADFWDVPALRDVVSARFGVEYASDSSYQLLLRLAGMSFKLPDPFDKRRDEKAITERMAQIRAEVAGLLAGGWEVYTVDEVRVEHEAETRRMWLPKGERTKIHVDRTRSAQSFFGALSLTTKKMKVYPIEGNQNAEQIILAMARLARETDNDRIAVVLDNARFHHAKALTSLYEPGEALDRITPIYLPPYAPDHNPTEHVWNTAKGHIANIQRDTPEQTWTAFTSYITSRTFDYDFEHLPITPPEGNLV; encoded by the coding sequence ATGCGGGTTGATGTCACGTCGGATGAGCGCGATGTCCTTTTGGGATGGAAGAAGCGCAATGACACGCTGATCCTGGTCAGATTGAAAGCCGAGGCGATTCTCTACGCGTCCCGTGGCGTTGACGTGGGTGTTATCGCTGAAATGGTCGACCGATGCGAGAGAACCGTGAAGGAATGGCTGGCGGACTGGCGGCGCACCAGACTGCATTCCGTCGTGACCGGTCACGCCGGAAATGAGAACGCCGCGAAACTCACCCGCACCCAAAAGGAGCAGCTCAAGGAGGTCCTGAGCCAGCCACCATCGCGGTCCGGCATCGCCGCCGACTTCTGGGACGTACCCGCCCTGCGCGACGTGGTCAGTGCGAGGTTCGGCGTGGAGTACGCCTCGGACTCCTCCTACCAGCTGCTCCTGCGCTTGGCCGGCATGAGCTTCAAGCTGCCCGATCCCTTCGACAAGCGCCGCGATGAGAAGGCCATCACCGAGCGGATGGCGCAGATCCGCGCCGAGGTCGCCGGCCTGTTGGCCGGCGGCTGGGAGGTGTACACCGTCGATGAGGTCCGTGTGGAGCACGAGGCCGAGACCCGTCGTATGTGGCTGCCCAAGGGCGAGCGCACCAAGATCCACGTTGACCGCACGCGCTCGGCCCAATCCTTCTTCGGGGCCCTGAGCCTGACCACCAAGAAGATGAAGGTCTATCCCATCGAGGGCAACCAGAACGCCGAACAGATCATCCTGGCGATGGCTCGCCTGGCACGCGAAACAGACAACGACAGGATCGCTGTCGTCCTGGATAACGCCAGATTCCACCACGCCAAGGCCCTGACCAGCCTGTACGAGCCCGGCGAGGCACTAGACCGTATCACCCCGATCTACCTACCGCCCTACGCGCCGGACCACAACCCCACCGAGCACGTTTGGAACACCGCGAAAGGTCACATCGCCAACATTCAACGCGACACCCCCGAGCAGACCTGGACCGCGTTCACCAGCTACATCACTAGCCGCACCTTCGACTACGACTTCGAACACCTACCAATCACCCCACCAGAAGGAAACCTTGTTTAA
- a CDS encoding uroporphyrinogen-III synthase produces the protein MSGPQTSAPRGPGGGALAGGEVVAPRHHEPDASAPPTGLAEAAAPSASRTGPSAPAQPGTPSAGPPSCQPLAGRCILLPRLREPDALADELESAGARVVRAALTRTVPGDTAALAELARLAASGQADWLVLTSARTVWALTPHLRAAEAGPGRLPLRVAVVGPATARAWVEETGTAPDLVAAGSAAALAGHPELARGTGRLLLPASALADPALARALGESGWEVVRAAAYSTAAVGHDDLPPGLERAWRQEVEAAVLTAPSTTRALLDLLGPPRGARLIAIGATTARAATAMGLPVAATAGAPTPAGVREAVLRALGFPVATVDQGPQQGPQPA, from the coding sequence ATGAGCGGCCCGCAGACCTCGGCCCCGCGAGGCCCGGGCGGAGGCGCCCTGGCCGGGGGCGAGGTCGTGGCGCCCCGGCATCATGAGCCCGACGCATCCGCCCCGCCCACAGGCCTGGCTGAGGCAGCAGCGCCTTCCGCCTCCCGCACGGGGCCCTCGGCACCTGCCCAGCCCGGCACGCCGTCCGCCGGCCCACCGTCCTGCCAGCCATTGGCCGGGCGCTGCATTCTGCTGCCCCGGCTGCGCGAGCCCGACGCCCTGGCCGACGAGCTGGAGAGCGCGGGGGCGCGGGTTGTGCGCGCGGCCCTGACCCGGACCGTGCCGGGAGATACCGCGGCACTGGCGGAGCTGGCGCGCCTGGCCGCATCCGGGCAGGCCGATTGGCTGGTCCTGACCTCGGCCCGCACCGTCTGGGCCCTCACCCCTCACCTGCGCGCCGCCGAGGCCGGCCCTGGCCGCCTGCCGCTTCGGGTCGCCGTCGTCGGGCCGGCGACAGCCCGCGCCTGGGTGGAGGAGACCGGCACCGCCCCGGATCTGGTGGCCGCCGGCAGCGCGGCCGCCCTGGCCGGGCACCCCGAGCTGGCCCGCGGCACCGGGCGCCTTCTCCTGCCCGCCTCCGCCCTGGCCGATCCCGCTCTGGCCCGCGCCCTGGGCGAGTCCGGGTGGGAGGTGGTGCGCGCCGCGGCCTACTCCACGGCCGCCGTCGGGCACGATGACCTCCCGCCGGGCCTGGAGCGGGCCTGGCGCCAGGAGGTGGAGGCCGCCGTCCTGACCGCCCCCTCCACCACCCGCGCCCTGCTGGACCTGCTGGGCCCGCCGCGCGGCGCCCGGCTCATCGCCATCGGGGCGACCACGGCGCGGGCAGCCACCGCCATGGGCCTGCCCGTGGCCGCCACGGCCGGGGCCCCCACCCCAGCCGGGGTGCGCGAGGCCGTCTTGCGCGCCCTGGGATTCCCTGTTGCTACGGTGGACCAGGGCCCGCAGCAGGGCCCGCAGCCCGCCTGA
- a CDS encoding integrase catalytic domain-containing protein, whose protein sequence is MGSELSMGARAEITRKYATAYARASKGDKGRMLDEVCAVTGWSRDNARRRLTQAAKRPGGAKKEAPRPRGRKYSYDALKVLQKVWAASGGQCGKYLAASMPLLLDLLQSHGELDDEPRYTPQVRAELEAMSAATIDRYLAPVRAKDPVRGISTTKAGPLLRNSITIRKAGDEIEAAPGFFEVDTVAHCGPVLKGEFARTLNMTDVLTGWVFTRTMRNNAEKHIIAALDAAIDAVPFPLLGMDFDNGSEFINHGVVAWAGNLGIYFTRARPYRKNDQATIESKNNHLVRRYGFYYRYDTDTERATLNRLWSLVDDRLNFLTPTRKPVGWGTDKAGRRKRLYDAPATPLERLLSTDALTGQHKDELIAYRDSLNPAKIARRIHDLQASLIMQAKTKTDELYAAQIPSALPDVHHSIRVKKASRHPTRFAGIPT, encoded by the coding sequence ATGGGAAGCGAGTTGTCGATGGGGGCTAGGGCTGAGATCACCAGGAAGTACGCCACGGCGTATGCCAGGGCGTCCAAGGGCGATAAGGGGCGGATGCTCGACGAGGTGTGCGCGGTGACTGGCTGGAGCCGGGACAACGCGCGCAGGCGCCTGACCCAGGCCGCCAAGCGCCCTGGCGGGGCCAAGAAGGAGGCGCCCAGGCCCAGGGGCCGCAAGTACTCCTATGACGCCCTGAAGGTCCTGCAAAAGGTGTGGGCGGCCAGTGGCGGGCAGTGCGGCAAGTACCTGGCGGCGTCCATGCCGCTGCTGCTCGACCTGCTCCAGTCCCACGGGGAGCTGGATGACGAGCCCCGATACACGCCCCAGGTGCGGGCAGAGCTGGAGGCCATGAGTGCGGCGACCATCGACCGGTACCTGGCCCCAGTACGCGCCAAGGACCCCGTCCGGGGGATCAGCACCACCAAGGCCGGGCCGCTGCTGCGCAACTCGATCACCATCCGCAAGGCCGGTGACGAGATCGAGGCCGCCCCGGGGTTCTTCGAGGTCGACACCGTCGCCCACTGCGGCCCGGTCCTCAAGGGCGAGTTCGCCCGGACCCTGAACATGACCGACGTGCTCACCGGGTGGGTGTTCACCCGCACGATGCGCAACAACGCGGAGAAGCACATCATTGCCGCCCTGGACGCAGCCATCGACGCCGTCCCGTTCCCGCTGCTGGGCATGGACTTCGACAACGGCAGCGAGTTCATCAACCACGGGGTCGTGGCATGGGCCGGCAACCTGGGCATCTACTTCACCAGGGCCCGGCCCTACCGCAAGAACGACCAGGCGACCATCGAGTCCAAGAACAACCATCTCGTGCGCCGCTACGGCTTCTACTACCGGTACGACACCGACACCGAGCGCGCCACCCTGAACCGCCTGTGGTCCCTGGTCGACGACCGCCTCAACTTCCTGACACCCACCCGCAAGCCCGTCGGGTGGGGCACCGACAAGGCCGGGCGGCGCAAGCGCCTCTACGACGCCCCCGCCACCCCGCTGGAGCGGCTCCTGTCCACTGATGCCCTGACCGGCCAGCACAAGGATGAGCTGATCGCCTACCGCGACAGCCTCAACCCCGCCAAGATCGCCAGGCGCATCCACGACCTTCAGGCCTCCCTGATCATGCAGGCCAAGACCAAGACCGACGAGCTCTACGCCGCCCAGATCCCCAGCGCCCTGCCCGACGTCCACCACAGCATCCGCGTCAAGAAAGCCTCCCGACACCCCACCCGTTTTGCGGGCATTCCTACATGA
- the hemC gene encoding hydroxymethylbilane synthase, producing the protein MDRHGRALRLGTRGSRLALVQSEQAARDLEAAGAPAIELVTVRTGGDGDRTPLRELGGVGVFAARLRRALLDREVDLAVHSCKDLPSRPVDGLELICVPRREDPRDALCARDGLTLTTLPPGARVGTGSPRRAAQLLAARADLEVVDLRGNVPTRLSRVRGLDMGADEPVAPATADTRGDLDAVVLAMAGLRRLGLERFATQVMDTDVMLPAPAQGALAIEARADLLAAAGHEALAGAAARLEDAGTRLAITAERALMAALGAGCAAPVGALAQVVEPGAAPGSRDLVLRALVCSADGRRQRHCELRTPLPGAAGAGDDHAAAEELGARAASSLLDNGAAGIVDLRASRPSHMPPRGRA; encoded by the coding sequence ATGGACAGACACGGTCGGGCACTGCGGCTGGGAACGCGCGGATCGCGGCTGGCGCTGGTCCAGTCCGAGCAGGCGGCGCGCGACCTGGAGGCGGCCGGCGCCCCGGCCATTGAGCTGGTCACCGTGCGCACCGGCGGCGATGGCGATCGCACCCCCCTTCGCGAGCTCGGCGGCGTGGGCGTCTTCGCGGCCAGGCTGCGGCGCGCGCTGCTGGATCGGGAGGTGGACCTGGCCGTTCACTCCTGCAAGGACCTGCCCTCCCGGCCGGTCGACGGCCTGGAGCTCATCTGCGTGCCGCGTCGCGAGGATCCCCGCGACGCCCTGTGCGCCCGCGACGGCCTGACCCTGACGACCCTGCCCCCCGGCGCGAGGGTGGGCACCGGCTCACCGCGCCGCGCCGCCCAGCTCCTGGCCGCCCGGGCGGACCTGGAGGTGGTGGACCTGCGCGGGAACGTGCCCACGCGCCTGTCCCGAGTGCGCGGCCTGGACATGGGCGCCGACGAGCCCGTGGCGCCCGCCACCGCTGACACCCGCGGCGACCTGGATGCGGTGGTCCTGGCCATGGCGGGGCTCAGGCGCCTGGGCCTGGAGCGCTTCGCCACCCAGGTGATGGACACCGATGTCATGCTGCCCGCCCCGGCGCAGGGCGCCCTGGCCATCGAGGCCCGCGCCGACCTCCTGGCCGCCGCCGGGCACGAGGCCCTGGCCGGGGCGGCGGCGCGCCTGGAGGACGCCGGCACCCGCCTGGCCATCACCGCCGAGCGCGCTCTCATGGCCGCCCTGGGGGCGGGCTGCGCCGCCCCCGTGGGGGCGCTGGCCCAGGTGGTCGAGCCCGGGGCCGCGCCCGGGAGCCGGGACCTGGTGCTGCGCGCCCTGGTCTGCTCTGCTGATGGGCGCCGCCAGCGCCACTGCGAGCTGCGGACGCCCCTGCCCGGCGCGGCCGGGGCGGGCGACGATCATGCCGCCGCCGAGGAGCTCGGCGCCCGGGCGGCGAGCTCGCTCCTGGACAACGGCGCCGCCGGCATCGTCGACCTGCGCGCCAGTAGGCCCTCCCACATGCCGCCCCGGGGCCGCGCATGA
- the hemL gene encoding glutamate-1-semialdehyde 2,1-aminomutase, whose product MPTNAALFDSARAIIPGGVDSPVRAFGSVGGTPRFIVSASGARVRDAEGAELVDLVGSWGPALLGHAHPEVVAAVQEAAARGLSFGAPTQGETLLAQEVARRVPAVQKVRFVSTGTEATMTAVRLARGATGRDLVVKFAGCYHGHSDGLLAEAGSGVATGGLPGSAGVPQAVAAQTIVLPYNDVEALRACFQARGEQIAAVICEGAAANMGVVPPARGFNAEIRRITAEHGALMILDEVLTGFRVGPAGWWGLEAVEGWSIEAPTAAHRWPASTQEAAWVPDLLTFGKVVGGGMPLAAVGGRAEIMDLLAPLGPVYQAGTLSGHPLATAAGLATLQLADDAVYAAVESASQQIASTVSQALSAQGVEHRVQWAGSLFSIMFGAGTAAGVADYEAARAQETWRHAPFFHAFLEGGVALPPSVFEAWFVSAAHGPAELEVIAAAAPKAARAAAQAQPS is encoded by the coding sequence ATGCCCACCAACGCCGCCCTCTTCGACTCCGCCCGTGCCATCATCCCGGGGGGTGTGGATTCCCCCGTGCGGGCCTTCGGCTCGGTGGGCGGCACGCCGCGCTTCATCGTCTCGGCCAGCGGCGCCCGGGTGCGCGACGCCGAGGGCGCCGAGCTCGTGGACCTCGTGGGCTCCTGGGGCCCCGCCCTGCTGGGCCACGCCCACCCCGAGGTCGTCGCGGCCGTCCAGGAGGCGGCGGCGCGGGGCCTGTCCTTCGGCGCCCCCACCCAGGGTGAGACCCTGCTGGCCCAGGAGGTCGCCCGACGGGTCCCGGCCGTCCAGAAGGTGCGCTTCGTGTCCACCGGCACCGAGGCCACCATGACGGCGGTGCGCCTGGCGCGGGGCGCCACCGGCAGGGATCTCGTGGTGAAGTTCGCCGGCTGCTACCACGGCCACAGCGACGGCCTGCTGGCCGAGGCCGGCTCGGGCGTGGCCACGGGCGGCCTGCCCGGCAGCGCGGGCGTGCCCCAGGCGGTGGCCGCTCAGACCATTGTCCTGCCCTACAACGACGTCGAGGCGCTGCGCGCCTGCTTCCAGGCGCGCGGGGAGCAGATCGCCGCCGTCATCTGCGAGGGGGCTGCGGCCAATATGGGCGTGGTCCCGCCCGCGCGCGGCTTCAACGCCGAGATCCGCCGCATCACCGCCGAGCACGGTGCCCTGATGATTCTCGACGAGGTGCTCACCGGCTTCCGCGTGGGCCCGGCCGGCTGGTGGGGGCTGGAGGCCGTCGAGGGCTGGAGCATCGAGGCGCCCACCGCCGCCCACCGCTGGCCCGCCTCCACCCAGGAGGCCGCCTGGGTGCCCGACCTGCTGACCTTCGGCAAGGTGGTGGGCGGGGGCATGCCACTGGCCGCCGTCGGCGGGCGAGCGGAGATCATGGACCTGCTGGCGCCGCTGGGGCCCGTCTACCAGGCCGGGACGCTGTCAGGCCACCCGCTGGCCACGGCCGCCGGCCTGGCCACCCTCCAGCTGGCCGACGACGCCGTCTACGCCGCCGTGGAGTCCGCCTCCCAGCAGATCGCCTCCACGGTCTCCCAGGCGCTGAGCGCCCAGGGCGTGGAGCACCGGGTGCAGTGGGCCGGCTCCCTGTTCTCCATCATGTTCGGGGCTGGGACGGCCGCGGGGGTCGCCGACTACGAGGCCGCCCGGGCTCAGGAGACCTGGCGCCACGCCCCCTTCTTCCACGCCTTCCTGGAGGGCGGCGTGGCCCTGCCGCCCTCGGTCTTCGAGGCGTGGTTCGTCTCGGCCGCTCATGGGCCGGCCGAGCTCGAGGTCATCGCGGCGGCGGCGCCGAAGGCCGCCCGCGCCGCCGCCCAGGCGCAGCCCTCCTGA
- a CDS encoding protoporphyrinogen/coproporphyrinogen oxidase: protein MSGPGTPAGPTPEPAAKRAGRWDAVVVGGGIAGLSAAWELARAGLAPLLIEARGYTGGLVAGAEIAGVPMDLGAEGFALRGAGDGVFPVAQMAEELGLAVRAPQGRPRLFLPPLEGTGAWSLHRFPAQALLGIPADPLAADVVDIIGQEAAHRAAADRELPAAVGTDPQAPGDLASFVSARMGPGVLERLVRPIVAGIHTADPSLLAADAIAPGLRRETARLGSLAAAVESRLGTRSASRSASVEGGMLALTGALREAIEAAGGTVATRTGAQWMRREAGAWSLGIAATGRGATPSDEPVPVAPEEVVRTGRVVLACSAGAALRLLTGAGLDTEVPIARGAPIARLIMVLRAPGLDGEPVGSGLLVAPGQAPVGARALTHLSVKWPWIGRGLRQEHGPGIHALRLSYGAGGPQLAAALEDVAVLTGVRLGPEAVIEHKLVRWDGTLPPATPEHRERVARLEESVAGLEGLAVTGAWVAGTGIAAVVGHARRAGTRLAGDRFGGDEIGAP from the coding sequence GTGAGCGGGCCCGGCACCCCGGCCGGCCCCACCCCGGAGCCGGCGGCGAAGCGCGCCGGCCGGTGGGACGCCGTCGTCGTGGGAGGCGGGATCGCGGGGCTGAGCGCCGCCTGGGAGCTGGCCCGCGCGGGCCTGGCCCCCCTGCTCATCGAGGCCCGCGGCTACACGGGGGGCCTGGTGGCCGGAGCGGAGATCGCCGGGGTCCCCATGGACCTGGGCGCCGAGGGCTTCGCGCTGCGCGGCGCCGGGGACGGCGTCTTCCCCGTGGCGCAGATGGCCGAGGAGCTGGGCCTGGCGGTTCGCGCCCCCCAGGGCAGGCCCCGGCTCTTCCTGCCACCACTGGAGGGCACCGGCGCCTGGTCGCTGCACCGCTTCCCCGCCCAGGCCCTTCTGGGCATCCCGGCCGACCCCCTGGCCGCCGATGTCGTGGACATCATCGGCCAGGAGGCCGCGCACCGGGCGGCTGCCGACCGCGAGCTGCCGGCAGCCGTGGGCACGGACCCCCAGGCCCCCGGCGACCTGGCCTCATTCGTCTCGGCGCGGATGGGGCCGGGGGTCCTTGAGCGGCTGGTCCGCCCGATCGTCGCGGGCATCCACACCGCCGACCCGAGCCTCCTGGCGGCCGACGCCATCGCCCCCGGCCTGCGCCGCGAGACCGCGCGGCTGGGCAGTCTGGCGGCGGCCGTCGAATCGAGGCTCGGGACGCGCTCGGCCAGCCGCAGCGCCAGTGTCGAGGGGGGCATGCTGGCCCTGACCGGCGCCCTGCGCGAGGCGATCGAGGCGGCCGGGGGCACGGTGGCGACCCGTACCGGGGCCCAGTGGATGCGCCGCGAGGCCGGGGCCTGGAGCCTGGGGATCGCCGCCACCGGGAGGGGGGCCACGCCGTCTGATGAGCCCGTGCCGGTGGCGCCCGAGGAGGTCGTGCGCACCGGGCGCGTGGTGCTGGCCTGCTCGGCGGGCGCGGCGCTGCGCCTCCTGACCGGCGCGGGCCTCGACACCGAGGTGCCCATCGCCCGCGGCGCCCCCATCGCCCGCCTCATCATGGTCCTGCGCGCCCCCGGCCTCGACGGGGAGCCGGTGGGCTCGGGGCTGCTCGTGGCGCCCGGGCAGGCGCCGGTGGGCGCCAGGGCGCTGACGCATCTGAGCGTGAAGTGGCCGTGGATCGGGCGAGGGCTGCGGCAGGAGCACGGCCCGGGCATCCACGCCCTGCGCCTGTCCTACGGGGCGGGCGGCCCGCAGTTGGCGGCCGCCCTGGAGGATGTTGCCGTCCTGACCGGGGTGCGCCTGGGGCCCGAGGCGGTGATCGAGCACAAGCTGGTGCGCTGGGACGGGACCCTGCCCCCGGCCACGCCCGAGCACCGCGAGCGCGTGGCGCGCCTGGAGGAGAGCGTCGCCGGGCTTGAGGGCTTGGCGGTGACGGGGGCGTGGGTCGCCGGAACGGGGATCGCGGCGGTGGTCGGCCATGCCCGCCGCGCCGGAACCCGGCTGGCGGGCGACCGGTTTGGAGGGGATGAGATCGGGGCACCCTGA
- a CDS encoding type II toxin-antitoxin system VapC family toxin: protein MILVLDASAAAEVLIGSQRGRAAADLIADADLYAPQHLAVEVMSVLRGWVLGSEITAERARTALIHLEQLDIHWMDVPPLLDAAWTLRNSISAYDAVYVALAEALDCRVVTFDRRLARASSRCIVP, encoded by the coding sequence ATGATCCTCGTCCTGGACGCCTCCGCAGCGGCGGAGGTGCTGATCGGCAGCCAGAGGGGCCGGGCTGCGGCCGACCTCATCGCCGACGCCGACCTGTACGCCCCTCAGCACCTGGCGGTCGAGGTGATGTCCGTCCTGCGCGGTTGGGTCCTGGGGTCGGAGATCACGGCTGAGCGCGCCCGCACCGCGCTGATCCACCTCGAGCAGCTGGACATCCACTGGATGGATGTCCCGCCCCTGCTCGACGCCGCATGGACGCTGCGCAACAGCATCTCCGCCTATGACGCGGTCTACGTCGCCCTGGCCGAGGCGCTCGACTGCCGGGTCGTCACCTTCGACCGGCGGCTGGCCAGGGCCTCATCGCGCTGCATCGTGCCCTGA
- the hemB gene encoding porphobilinogen synthase: MSTDALAGRRAPQPDAPVVRPRRLRRTPAMRGLAREHAIDPASLILPVFVREGITEPHPVQAMPGVVQHTLDSLRREAAACAQAGVGGIDLFGVPADRDETGSGAWDAAGILNRGIEAVRAEVGDALVVCADTCLDEFTSHGHCGVLRQGGRRDGEVDNDATLGLYQRMAVAQAQAGAHMVSPSGMMDGQVAAIRGALDAAGHDDVAILAYSAKYASAYFGPFREAVGSTLTGDRRTYQQDPANRREGLREVMLDVAEGADIVMVKPAGPYLDVLADVAAASPVPVAAYQVSGEYSMVEAAAQRGWVERERVIAESVLGIVRAGADMILTYWAREIAEGLGRH; this comes from the coding sequence ATGAGCACCGATGCCCTCGCCGGCCGCCGCGCCCCGCAGCCGGACGCGCCCGTCGTCCGCCCGCGACGGCTGCGCCGCACCCCTGCGATGCGCGGCCTGGCCCGCGAGCATGCCATCGACCCGGCCAGCCTCATCCTGCCGGTGTTCGTGCGCGAGGGGATCACCGAGCCCCACCCGGTTCAGGCCATGCCGGGGGTCGTCCAGCACACGCTGGACTCGCTGCGCCGCGAGGCGGCGGCCTGCGCGCAGGCCGGCGTGGGGGGCATCGACCTGTTCGGGGTGCCCGCCGACCGCGATGAGACCGGCTCGGGGGCATGGGATGCCGCGGGCATCCTCAACCGGGGGATCGAGGCGGTGCGCGCCGAGGTGGGCGATGCCCTGGTGGTGTGCGCCGACACCTGCCTGGACGAGTTCACCAGTCACGGGCACTGCGGGGTGCTGCGCCAGGGCGGGCGGCGCGACGGCGAGGTGGACAATGACGCCACCCTGGGGCTCTACCAGCGCATGGCGGTGGCCCAGGCCCAGGCGGGGGCGCATATGGTCTCCCCCTCGGGGATGATGGATGGCCAGGTCGCAGCGATCCGCGGCGCCCTGGACGCCGCCGGGCACGACGACGTCGCCATCCTGGCCTACTCGGCCAAGTACGCCTCGGCCTACTTCGGCCCCTTCCGCGAGGCGGTGGGCTCGACGCTGACCGGGGACCGGCGCACCTACCAGCAGGATCCGGCCAACCGGCGCGAGGGGCTGCGCGAGGTCATGCTGGACGTGGCCGAGGGGGCGGACATCGTCATGGTCAAGCCGGCGGGGCCCTACCTGGATGTGCTGGCGGATGTGGCGGCGGCCAGCCCGGTCCCGGTGGCCGCCTACCAGGTCAGCGGGGAGTACTCGATGGTGGAGGCCGCCGCGCAGCGCGGGTGGGTCGAGCGCGAGCGCGTCATCGCCGAGTCGGTCCTGGGGATCGTGCGGGCCGGGGCGGATATGATCCTGACCTACTGGGCCCGCGAGATCGCCGAGGGCCTGGGGAGGCACTGA
- a CDS encoding macro domain-containing protein translates to MSGCRQGAMGAQEELLARAAGASGAGAQGLSGAADRGPWDRLSLLRRLVLELMRTDGPVFDSWGDMTIPAGVEELRVYLDYLLTTRPPGPLPDHAAADLDLLLSAEAAARGAVEAMSLPTLASTHGVPGLLGERVALWHGELARLRADAVVNAANSRMIGCFVPGHKCVDNMLHSAAGPAMRAECARYMADAEAADPSRRDTGEPSGRAVLTRGYHLPALYVIHSVGPMADRGQGPNPADRALLESCYTSSLDLAADIGMNSVGLCSISTGAFGYPKRWAATAAMDALARWVVDHPHSPMRIVIGLSAQAELNAYEQALAPAP, encoded by the coding sequence ATGAGTGGTTGTCGTCAGGGCGCGATGGGCGCTCAGGAGGAGCTGCTCGCGCGTGCGGCGGGAGCCTCCGGTGCTGGCGCCCAGGGCCTGAGCGGAGCGGCGGACAGGGGCCCCTGGGACCGGCTGTCCCTTCTGCGCAGGCTCGTGCTGGAGCTCATGCGCACCGACGGCCCGGTTTTCGACAGCTGGGGGGATATGACGATCCCCGCCGGGGTCGAGGAGCTGCGCGTCTACCTGGACTACCTCCTGACCACTCGGCCCCCCGGCCCCCTGCCCGACCATGCCGCCGCCGACCTGGACCTCCTGCTGTCGGCTGAGGCCGCGGCCCGTGGCGCCGTGGAGGCCATGTCCCTTCCCACGCTGGCCTCCACCCACGGCGTGCCCGGCCTGCTGGGCGAGCGCGTGGCCCTGTGGCACGGCGAGCTCGCCCGCCTGCGCGCCGACGCTGTGGTCAATGCCGCCAATTCCCGCATGATCGGCTGCTTCGTGCCGGGGCACAAATGCGTGGACAACATGCTGCACTCGGCGGCCGGCCCGGCCATGCGCGCCGAGTGCGCCCGCTACATGGCCGACGCCGAGGCCGCCGATCCCAGCCGGCGCGACACCGGGGAGCCCAGTGGGCGCGCCGTCCTGACCCGTGGCTATCACCTGCCCGCCCTCTACGTCATCCACTCGGTGGGTCCCATGGCCGACCGCGGCCAGGGGCCCAATCCCGCCGACCGGGCCCTGCTGGAGTCCTGCTACACCAGCTCCCTGGACTTGGCCGCGGATATCGGCATGAACAGCGTGGGCCTGTGCTCCATCTCCACCGGCGCCTTCGGCTACCCCAAGCGGTGGGCCGCCACCGCGGCCATGGACGCCCTGGCCCGATGGGTGGTCGATCACCCTCACTCCCCGATGCGCATCGTCATCGGGCTCTCAGCCCAGGCGGAGTTGAACGCCTACGAGCAGGCCCTGGCGCCCGCTCCCTGA
- a CDS encoding FitA-like ribbon-helix-helix domain-containing protein produces MATTLQIRHVPEDVSARLKARAALQGLSLSDYLLAEVTRLAERPDRAELLASIRAAGPAGTTPAVEVLRASRQDRA; encoded by the coding sequence ATGGCTACCACGCTTCAGATCCGTCATGTCCCTGAGGATGTCAGCGCGCGGCTCAAGGCGCGCGCGGCCTTGCAGGGCCTGTCGCTGAGCGACTACCTCCTGGCGGAGGTGACGCGGCTGGCCGAGCGGCCGGACCGCGCCGAGCTCCTCGCCAGCATCAGGGCCGCGGGTCCGGCGGGCACGACTCCCGCCGTCGAGGTCCTGCGCGCCTCCCGCCAGGATCGCGCATGA